A stretch of DNA from Salvelinus sp. IW2-2015 unplaced genomic scaffold, ASM291031v2 Un_scaffold4409, whole genome shotgun sequence:
gaagagacgcaggtacagaggacacagagcagggtgcctcgtaaggatccacagaaggcgactgggaaagctgccgttaccatcAATATTACCGGTGGCCGGTGGAGATTAATCACAGAACATGGCctagatgttcaaacgttcatagatgactagcagggtcaaataataataatcacagtggttgtagaggatgcaacaggtcagtacctcaggagtaaatgtcagttggcttttcatatccgatcattcagagtatctctaccgctcctgctgtctctagagagttgaaaacagcaggtctgggacaaggtagcacgtccggtgaacaggtcagggttccatagccacaggtaGAACAATTGTCCTACTGAAAAATTAAACACTATCGCAGTGATTTCCAGAAGTCTGTAGTCCTCTAACGTTTTACCTGGGCTTTgttcctttcatatttattttgatcctgacaaactccccagtccttgacggtgacaagcatacccataacatgatgctgcaaccacaatacttgaaaaatACAAAGGATCAACAATATTGcattcactccacattactggcctgtatgacaaagtgaaaagaatgaagcctgtgtTTAAAGAAATATACACTCAGAATCATTCATTCTGTTTACAACAAGACCGTTGACtaatactgcaagacaacacggcaaagaaattaactttttttggCCTGAGTTAAACACTACTTGTTTGTGTCAAATCTaataaaacacaacacagagtgaaaACCTATCTATTGTCAAGtctggtggcggcagcatcatgttatgggtatgcttgtcaccagcagggactgttaagtttgtcaggatcaaaataaatatgaaaaggaACAAAGCCCAGGTAAAACGTTAGAGGAAACCCTGCCTCAGACATCTGAATACCTAACCCTGAGTTTTATTTTTTCATGTATTACACACATTGTAAATTTAAATTTGTAAAATTTGATGTGTTTGTGAAGTTTTGGTAAAACAGTCCTCAATGCCAAATACACAGCAGAATGGCTTTCCGAGAGGTGTTGAGGGTTCCTGACTGATCCCGTCTCGGTATTGACTTATATGTGTTTGAAAATCCGAGACAgtgtttgaatattgctgtgtATCAATGATTACCAATCAAatgtactgagcttgagcaattcgggacaaaaacaatggatatatgtttCCCTAagagttggtagaatcttattcaaaatgactAACAGCTGTATTGGCTTCCataggtgcttccacaaagtatgAACTGTGGGGCGTGAAGACATATGCAATCAAgacattttcatattttatttatttggaaaatgttttatcATTTTACTTTCACTTGGAAAATGTggagtcatttttttttttacatttacattttaaaggagcaaaatgtgaagactgcaaggggtgtgtagactttcactataGGCACGGTATATAGCCTGCACACAGATTGCCATTGGATTACTGACACAGTGCTGCTTGGATTGTAATTGGATTCATCCTGATATTTCTTGATTTGTGAAttattgtgtattgttttgtattgacaTATTGTGTTGTAGTGACATTCTACTCcactgttggagctggtaacACAACACCTGCTTTATCTGCTAATCTGTGTAAACGACCAAATAAACTTTAATATGATTTAAAATGCCAAAAGAGAATCCGTTTCGTGACCAATATAATTCTAATGAATTAGCGTTCCATTTGATCTGAGTCTCTTCTGCTACGTGGattatctcttctcctctctgctcttctctgcatCCCCGTCCCCATCTACACCAATACAATAATACAGGATATTCATGGGTCGTGGTGCCGCTCGTTCTCTCACCCAGCTGATAGTGACGTAGAcacgcgtgtgtgtctgtgtgactttaGGTGAAGGGGGGCGATTGAGAGGCACTGCTCACGTTGAATAGCAAGGCTACTGCGATGCTTCCGAAAAAAGGGACCGAATATAATCTTTAGAAATGAATAGGCATAGTGTAAAATACTATATTCAAACTGGATTTTTAAAGTGTCATGAAAATATACAAATCTGGAGCTTCCGACGGTTTGTGTGTCAAAATTATATCCATTGATCATCAAATAGAATATTTATACATGATTTATCTGAGGTCGTCGTAACGTTGGATATAGCCTCGGTCGGTTATTTTTGCAAGATTGGTGagacattatttttttaaataaattaaccAACGGACTGGACAGCAAAAGGAGCCTCACAGTTTTAACGAGACCATCATacaatttttgttttttgttttttttgcgctAACACAGAGGAAACGGACTGGAGACGAGGCAAGCGCTGCTTTCTCTCGGTTTGCGGAAGAAGAGCTGTTTGGTTTGCATGGATTCCGATTCCAAAGTTCCATCCAACGGCTTCGACCGCAGAAGAACATTCTCGTCACCGCGGTGGTGCTGGGTTTAACGTTACCGGGCAAGAGGAGAGGAAATGTAAAGCGAGCCATCACCTCCGGTTTGATCGATCGGCCAGAAGCAGAGCGGACTTGGGGACCAGCTTGATTGTGCGTGAGGAAACCGATATCGCCCCTGGGGGTATTATTTCAACGGCAGTAGCTAGTCTACAGCACGTTTGACTGAGGAGAAGGAAGTGCTGATGATACAAACGATATAAACGTTTACTGCTGAGTAAAAAGGTCGATTGGAAAAGGGACATTACGCAGTGTCGAAAACACTTCAGAATACCAAAAATACAGGTAggctgtaatgaaatgaattCGTCTGGGTCTCGTTAGTATATGGGTCTCCTATACATTCGAGGCTACCGCGTTTCTGGTGAGCGACGCAGACACACCGCTAGACCGATATCCGAGGCGGTACTGAAATGATGACGCGgtgttgtgtttttttgcgtTTCAATTAATAACTCTAGCCTATAATAAGGCCAATGATAATGTGAGTCTTAAAACCCAACCGTTGGCCATATGGTTCCACTAGGCTATGCATGCAAGATCGCTTGACATCATCCCAGCAAATGTCGCCTGGCTATGCGCTATGAGTCAGTAACATGTCCATCTCCAGATTTGAGGATGAGGAGTGTTTGAGCGgtgtgttctccctctctctctctctctctctctctctctctctctctctctctctctctctctatctctctctctctctctctctctctctctctctctctctctctctctctctctctctctctctctctctctatactaaaAGCCGTGTGCCATGCCAAGCCTATGATGGGCTAGCCTACCACCTGGTGTGTCCGATCTCTGGATGATTAATTAGGCTACCATCGATCACATGACCCTACTATTTACACCACTGTGTCACTATTGGGAAGGAAGCCTAGTGACGTTCTGCTGATGATGGTAGTAGGCAGTAGCTACAGTGTTGCTATAGGGCATTTTGGATTGAAAATAGAATACACTCATAATAATTTAGCACTTAAACCTGGCTTGCTACGTGCACGATCTATGTTACACTCATATTCATTTGATTCATAATAGAGGTATGCGGTACTATTGTAGGCTATGGCAGGATTTCCCCTTTAGGTAAGAGGGAATTGGATGTGCCTGCgactgagagaggagaaaaaggccTTATGGATGATTGATTTAGCAACAGCTGAGGCTAGCTGTCTCCATGTCGACCTGCTGAGTCTGCCGAGTGCCTTTTCGGCGGCCTCTCATATAGACACCTTAAACAAAGAAAGAGATCTGTGGCCGTCTCAGTTTCTCCTCTCTCGTGCCACTGCCGAGGCACAGGCCTACGGTCTTGTCATGTGTCTCAGAAGTACGTTTCACTGCTGGCTCGGACGCGTATTGCTGTGTgagggtagagggatggagggaggagggaggggagggatggagggagggatggaggggagagagggagagagggagagagggagagagggagagaggggagggagggagggagggaggccttATCCATGTATGTATGCACATACGGAGAGGCCCTCTTCACAGCGCCACGTTAGGGAGGTCcttcaatgacatcacaatatagGTACAGATTTGTAGTCAAAGTTTTGAAAGGCTTACAGCCTATTGCACATGCATAGCCTGTTCAAATGAATATTTCAAACCCTTAATATTAAGTTGTTCTTATACCTGTGTAATAACATTGTAATTAACCTGGTAAAACAAACGTGTTATTACACCCGTAATTGACCTAacctgtgtaacagtttaactttacgtccgtcccctcgccccgacccggggcgcgaaccagggaccctctgcacacatcaacaacaatcacccacgaaggatcgttacccatcgctccacaaaagccgcggcccttgcagagcaaggggatccactacttcaagtctcagagcaaatgacgtaaccgactgaaaggctgctagcgcgcaccaccgctaactagctagccatttcacatcggttacacccgCATAGTATTGAGTTGGTGTTCTCCATGGGGATGAATGTTGTCATTCGCAGCGCTTCTAATGCCGACAGTTTGTTTACACTAGAAAGCGTCATCGCGTGGGCGAAACATCGAAAGTCATTTCCCTTTCAATGGATGGAGAGCAAGAGAATGTGGAGTTGTGTGTGGGCGGAGCATAGGCGAGGGAGCTGAACAGGGCGGGACTAAAgttggggaaagctgaactttatTCGAATCCTCCGCAATATCATGATGTGAGTGACCAATCGAAGCTCGTCATTGATTTCTTTTTAACCCTTTACAACAGGGGTTCCCAAAGTTTTTTTTGGCCTACGatcccattttgatatctgaaaaatTAACCCAATCATGTGAAAAAATTTGTAATTAACAGCCAATATTAACTTTTTAATTTGGGGCTATGTCTGTCAAtagaaaaacattctaacagtatttctgattgtcttctcaactcaccgtCACATACTGTTAATGTGGGACTATGACAGTCAAATGTAAATGAGTCTGACATAATGTCTCTTATCTgtccaccactaatgagatgggtgtggctTGATGCATGTCGTGttcggagcttctcaaagtcaggggatGTGGTCGACAGTGCAAATCTCATGGTAGGCTACTCTTCGCCcgctcatatctgtgtgaagctggattcagtgctctcgtctgtattaaaaccaaatatccatCCAGGTTAGATGTGACAGCAGAGCTAAGGTGCTCTGTGATCGTTGGTCACGATAATCCCATCCAAAACTGTGCATGTGAATGGCGCTGATGGGTAGCCTTCCGAACTTGCTAACAGCcctcgctaatggcctggtactcagcgtTCTaatgtccctctaaccactctccCAACACTTCATAATTTAATTTTAATAATCGGAATGGTAAGGACAAATGGTGATGGGAGTTAGAGTTCCCGTTCTGAAATGGACACGGGAAAGCCTCGTACCCAATATgcataaattaatttgtaaaacccTTTTCCGAAAGGAACTATAGAACAACCGGTCcgatccgagtgagggaagcagcagaaaagcattttttttttgctactttatttaaccagtgccatggagaaagggagagagagagagagggagaaagcaaacagctgtaggctattaggGAGTGGAGGCTGTgccgtgtgtgtctctctgataGTGTGAGTTATCTGACTTATGCTTGATTGTGCAGAAGAGGCCCTGCCAGAAGAGGCCCTGCCAGAAGAGACCCTGCGCATGGAGAGGCCCTGCCAGAAGAGGCCCTGCACGAGGAGAGGCCCTGCCTGAAGAGGCCCTGCATGAGGCGAGGCCCTGCCACAAGAGGCCCTGCCACAAGAGGCCCTGCCAGAAGAGGCCCTGCCACAAGAGACCCTGCCACAAGAGACCCTGCACGAGGAGAGGCCCTGCCACAAGAGACCCTGCACGAGGAGAGGCCCTGCCACAAGAGACCCTGCCACAAGAGACCCTGCACGAGGAGAGACCCTGCACGAGGAGAGGCCCTGCACGAGGAGAGGCCCTGCCAGAAGAGGCCCTGCCAGAAGAGAGCCTTGCCAGAGGAGGCCCTGCCAGAAGAGGCCCTACCAGAAGAGCCCTTGCCAGAAGAGCCCTGCCAGAAGAGCCCTTGCCAAAAGAGACCTTGCCAGAAGAGACCCTGCTACAAGAGGCCTTGTCAGAAGAGACCTTACCAGAAGAGACCCTGCACGAGGAGAGGCCCTGCTAGAAGAGGCAGTGCCAGAAGAGACCCTACCAGAAGAGGTCTTGCCACAAGAGGCCTTGCCAGAAGAGACCCTGCACGAGGAGAGGCCCTGCCAAAAAAGACCTTGCCAGAAGAGACCCTGCCACAAGAGACCCTGCCAGAAGAGCCCCTGCACGAGGAGAGGCCCTGCCACAGGAGACCCTGCCAGAAGAGACCCTGCCACAGGAGACCCTGCCAGAGACCCTGCCAGAAGTGACCCTGCCACAGGAGACCCTGCCAGAAGAGACCCTGCCACAGGAGACCCTGCCACAGGAGACCCTGCCACAGGAGACCCTGCCAGACGAGACCCTGCCAGACGAGACCCTGCCAGAAGAGACCCTGCCACAGGAGACCCTGCCAGAAGAGACTCTGCCAGAAGAGGCCCTGCAGGAAGAGGCTTTTCCAGAAGAGACCCTGCCAGAAGTCTGGAGAGTTTTGTAGATTAAACTTCCTCTACACTAAATCTGGAAAGGATTTTTGACCCTTGAAATGTTGTGAATCTTTTACAAATCCTCCTCCAGCCCTATATTGATACATGCCCGATTATACTGTATAGGGTTGCAACATTCCGGTAACTTAGAGACGATGGAGCAATTTGGAAAAGAGACAAAATTCCAGGCAGATACAGTATTAGGGGGGCAAAATTCGGGACAATTCCCCCAAATTTCTGGATTTCCTACTTATTCCCCCATATTCCCTGGATTTCCTACTTATTCCCCCATATTTCCATGAATCTTCCAACCAGCAACTGGGAATTTGGGACATGTATGGAATGTTGCCACCCTAATTCTGTATCTGCCTGGAATTCTGTCTTTTCCAAATTGCTCCATCGTCTCTAAGTTACCGGAATGTTGCAACCCTAATTCTGTATCTGCCTGGAATTCTGTCTTTTCCAAATTGCTCCATCGTCTCTAAGTTACCGGAATGTTGCCACCCTAATTCTGTATCTGCCTGGAATTCTGTCTTTTCCAAATTGCTCCATCGTCTCTTTTTCAGAAGACAATACACTCATAGAGCCTTTCCTTCCTTCACTACTTTCTAAACCCTTAATGTGTGTTCGTAGgcaaaatgtcacgccctgatctgtttcacctgtctttgtgcttgtctccacccccctccagttgtcgcccatcttccccagtatcccctgtgtatttatttataccCCCCTCCagttgtcgcccatcttccccagtatcccctgtgtatttatttataccCCCCCAGTGTCGCCGCATCTTCCCcagtatcccctgtgtatttatttataccCCTCCAGTTGTCCGCCCATCTTTCCCCAGTaccctgtgtatttatttataccCCCCTCCAGTTGTCGCCCATCTCTCATCTCCCAGTATCCCCTGTGTATTATGTATTTACATTTATCCCCCCTCCagttgtcgcccatcttccccagtatcccctgtgtatttattataCCCCCCTCCagttgtcgcccatcttccccagtatattcccctgtgtgtatttattttatacccCCCTCCagttgtcgcccatcttccccagaTCCCCTGTGTATTATTTATACCCCCTCCAGTGtctgcccatcttccccagtacccctgtgtatttatttataccTCCCCTCCAGagttgtcgcccatcttcccagtATACCCCTGTGTATTATTTTATACCCCCTCCAGTTGTCGCCCCATTTTCCCTCCCCAGTATTCCTCCTggtcattgttattttatttataccacccctccacctcagtcgcccatcttccccagtatcccctgtgtatttatttataccCCCCTCCAGTTGTCGGCCCATCTTCCCCAGtattcccctgtgtatttatttattacccCCTCagttgtcgcccatcttcccccagTTATCCCCCTCCTTGTGATCTATTGTATTTTATATACCTGTGCCGTCCGTACCTGTCCCTTGacctctgctctggattatcgacccctgcctgccttgacctgtcgttttgcctgcccttgtggttacaataaacattgttacttcaacacagtctgcacttgggtttaCTTACCTGACTCCCGATGCAAAAAGATCTTACCTAGAATGACAACGAATTCCACATTGTATTgagaagagtgaaggaaaaaatgGTATGCTTCTGTAATACAACTTGTAATCCTCAGTAGGGTTGAGGACAGAAACAGAATGATTCTGGTAAGCAATGTGTGTATAGATTTGTTTGACTTGTACTATAAGTCTTTGACCTGAAACCTCTGGCTGTGCGCTTCAGAATATTAAGAGTTACAGCCTCGCAGGCTGATGGTGGCTGTTACCGATGTGACAAATTGTTGTCTGAGCACGAGGAGGACCCATGTCTGCTCCCACACACCAGTTACGGTGGGCCACAAGAAGATGAAAGAAGATGAAGAGGGGAAACCTTTAATACACATGTCTCCGCTTGTTTTTAGTTCTCCATAGTAGCTCATGGTTTCACGACTCTCTACTACAGGATGGAGGGTGGGCTAAAGAAATATATATTGCGTTGAATTAGGAGATTCCAGTCAATATTGCTTCGtccaagtaaatgtaatttctaatgGTCTCTAGCATAGCTTGGGTTCTCCTTGTCCCCACTGCCCGCTCTGTAGTAGCAACGCTCTATACAATCTTCTGAGTCAGACTCTTTCAATTCTCTGTTCAGTCGATGCATcctctgtcagtcagtcaatctCTTGTCACTCATCATCTCTGTCTCCATTAGTCAGATCATCTCTGTCGGTCATCATCTCTGCTACTACTCATCATCTCATGTCAGTCATCATCTCTGTTACTCCTGCAGTCATCATCTCTGTCACTCATCATCTCTGTCAGTCATCATCTCTGTCAGTCAGTTCATTCTTCTACTCTACTCATCATCTCTGTCAGTCATCATTTCTGTCAGTCATCATTTCTGTCAGTCATCATCTCTGTCACCTTCATTGTCAGCACTCTCTGTCAGTCATTCTATCTCTGTCACTCATCACTCTCGTCAGCTCTCAGTCATCTCTGCTACTCATCATTTCTGTCAGTCATGCATTCTCTGTCAGCTCTCCCATATCTTCTGTCAGTCATATTCTGTCACTAACTCATTCTCCTGTCTCAGTCATCATCCGTCAGTCATCATCTCTTCCAGTCATCATCTCTGTCATCATCATCTCTGTCAGTCATCATCTCTGTCAGTCATCATCTCTGTCAGTCGCTCTCTGTCAGTCATCATCTCTGTCAGTCTATCCACTCATCCATGTCATCATCAGTCAGTCcgaagacagtcagtcagtcagtcagtcacgagTTCTCAATGTTGTTGGTGCCGGGGTGtgtggctaactggctaactgttCGGGTTCTCCATGTCTCCACAAGTGTGCACCACTGTCTCTGGCCCCAGACTTCTTGCCTAAACAAATCCATAATTGAGCATCTGTTCATGTTGCGATTATGTAGTAAGTACATCCTCAGCGATGTTGACCTACTTAATTCCTTAGCCATTTGGCTTTATGAAATGTGGACAAATCATCTGTACAGCTATTGTATGGAATGATTTCAGTGCCAACATCAATTGTATTTGAATTACATCATTTTGAATTTGTATTaggaatttgaatttgaatttaaaaCCTCTAAAAATCTACTAAAACCAGGTGTGTTTATGTTTTTATTCccaaatgaaagacaaaacagatgTTTCGTTTAAACTGGTTAAAACAGTGTTCAGGTGAGGTTAGAAGACCAAAAGGGAGCAAACCCCACCACAGATAGAAGTACAAAATAAAGTTTGTCAATCAGTTAAACAAAAGAACATGAATTATATCATGTTCGTACGTGTATGTACTCAGTATACAGAAAAACCATGTTGATTACGTAGATGCTTGagttgtgtgttgtctgtgtgtgtgtgtgtgtgtgtgtggtgtgtgtgtgtgtgtggtgttgtgtgtgtgtgtgtgtgtgtgtgtggtgttgtgggtggtgtgttgcatgtgtgtgtgtgtgtgtgtgtgtgggagtaagGCTACATGgagagattactgagtagtttggttcatcaggctgacccccagtcttcatggagggattcctgagtagtttggttcatcggGTGACCTCCAGTCTACATGGAGATtcctgagtagtttggttcatcaggctgatccccagtcttcatggaggagattactgagtagtttggttcatcaggctgacccccagtcttcatggaggagattactgagtagtttggttcatcaggctgacccccagtcttcatggagggattactgagtagtttggttcatcaggctgacctcccagtcttcatggaggagattactgagtagtttggtcatcaggctgacccccagctttcatggaggagattactgagtagtttggttcatcaggtacctccagtcttcatggaggagattactgagtagtttggttcatcaggctgacctccagtcttcatggaggagattactgagtagtttggttcatcaggctgaccccacagtcttcatggaggagagattactgagtagtttggttcatcaggctgaccccagtcttcatggaggagattactgaagTAGTTTGGTTCAtaaggctgacccccagtcttcatggaggagattactgagtagtttggttcatcaggctgaccccagtcttcatggaggagattactgagtagtttgggttcatcaggctgaccccagtcttcatggaggagattactggaGTAGTTTGGGTTCATCAGGCTGTCCCAGCcctcttcatggaggagattactgagtagtttggttcatcaggctgacctccagtcttcatGTGAGGAgaattactgagtagtttggttcatcaggctgacctccagtcttctacgggaggagattactgagtagtttggttcatcaggctgacccccagtcttcatggagattactgagtagtttggttcatcaggttgacacccagtcttcatggaggggattttaagatggtcataccatggatcattgagctatttgattttgaattttaggaccccctgcatgtataaaaacaaatatataaaaacattatttgatcaaatattgaatttgtcctttactgctatagcccagagaaacgcattgaataacacattcataaatggcagaacaaaa
This window harbors:
- the LOC112077256 gene encoding proteoglycan 4-like, whose protein sequence is RGPARRGPARRDPAHGEALPEEALHEERPCLKRPCMRRGPATRGPATRGPARRGPATRDPATRDPARGEALPQETLHEERPCHKRPCHKRPCTRRDPARGEALHEERPCQKRPCQKRALPEEALPEEALPEEPLPEEPCQKSPCQKRPCQKRPCYKRPCQKRPYQKRPCTRRGPARRGSARRDPTRRGEALPQETLPEETLPQETLPETLPEVTLPQETLPEETLPQETLPQETLPQETLPDETLPDETLPEETLPQETLPEETLPEEALQEEAFPEETLPEVWRVL